Proteins from one Chitinispirillales bacterium ANBcel5 genomic window:
- a CDS encoding DUF4235 domain-containing protein gives MKKKVRKKMWKLAMMIIVSVSGFIINLSLKKVWKLITKKDPPKEEGEVRSWKELITWNIISGLISSVSKLFAAQTSRRAGKRLKAV, from the coding sequence ATGAAAAAGAAAGTACGAAAAAAGATGTGGAAACTAGCGATGATGATCATAGTCTCAGTGAGTGGATTTATAATCAACCTCAGCCTCAAAAAGGTATGGAAACTGATCACCAAAAAAGATCCTCCCAAAGAGGAAGGCGAGGTCAGGTCCTGGAAAGAGTTAATCACCTGGAACATAATTAGCGGACTTATCAGCTCTGTTTCAAAATTGTTTGCAGCGCAGACAAGTCGCCGGGCAGGAAAGCGCCTTAAAGCTGTTTAA
- a CDS encoding class I SAM-dependent methyltransferase: MEKYSDDLFFRPQQKRRFNSYLFSVVAPKYHITTKALSLLNDKRWKRTLTEALPDDGKKQKISVLDIACGTGDITDLLKEKFPAASVTGIDLVPSMLCRAKENCSPDVSLCAQDMCKLAFKNESFDLVTGGYALRNAPDLNGALDEFWRILKPGATAHFLEFSKPPQKVLQFNQYCILKLWGALWGYILHRDCSVYTYIAESLRRYPDKVSLHLTFAKRGFKVLRSQLKFLGIIELLSLQKL, translated from the coding sequence GTGGAAAAATACAGTGATGATTTGTTTTTCAGACCACAGCAGAAAAGACGATTCAATTCTTATCTCTTTTCTGTTGTGGCTCCAAAGTATCATATAACCACTAAAGCCCTTTCGCTTCTAAACGATAAACGCTGGAAAAGGACGCTTACCGAAGCATTACCTGATGATGGCAAGAAGCAGAAAATTTCGGTTCTCGATATAGCTTGTGGGACCGGAGATATCACCGACCTTTTGAAAGAAAAATTCCCCGCAGCATCTGTTACCGGTATCGATCTGGTACCCTCGATGCTTTGCAGGGCTAAGGAAAACTGTAGTCCCGATGTCTCGTTGTGCGCGCAAGATATGTGCAAATTGGCATTCAAAAATGAATCGTTTGATCTGGTAACCGGCGGGTACGCCTTACGTAATGCTCCGGATCTTAACGGCGCGTTAGATGAATTCTGGCGAATTTTAAAACCAGGTGCAACTGCTCATTTTCTGGAATTTAGCAAACCACCTCAAAAGGTTCTACAGTTCAATCAGTACTGCATTTTAAAGCTGTGGGGTGCGTTGTGGGGCTATATACTCCATAGAGACTGTTCAGTTTACACCTACATTGCAGAGAGTCTCAGGAGGTACCCGGATAAAGTTTCTCTTCACCTCACGTTTGCCAAACGAGGATTTAAAGTACTCAGGTCACAATTAAAGTTTTTGGGGATTATTGAACTGCTCTCGCTTCAAAAACTTTAA
- a CDS encoding methyltransferase domain-containing protein, with protein sequence MNSIVRDQLLSRSQEPEIMDSKSCDTKQLIKTLQQFKLVNLLFSRVRYLLKQSVLSDLEKVKEASLLDMGCGGCDISLWLIRRCREKGLRCNITCVDYDPRIVSFGKHLCKDYPEIDFIISDLTQVLKANKYDYVVANHVLHHFSDDELQTLIPLIFTASKRLFLLNDLYRSAISYYLFPLLSKPFFHNSFICEDGKRSIKRGFLKEEIDKLVDPFNATWNIKTSTIFPGHLYCIGEREN encoded by the coding sequence ATGAATTCAATAGTAAGGGATCAATTGTTATCCCGCTCACAAGAGCCTGAAATCATGGACAGCAAGTCTTGTGACACTAAACAGCTAATAAAAACACTTCAGCAGTTCAAATTGGTAAACCTGCTTTTTTCAAGAGTACGATACTTGTTGAAACAATCAGTTTTAAGCGATTTAGAAAAGGTTAAAGAAGCATCACTGCTTGATATGGGTTGTGGCGGGTGCGATATCTCCCTATGGCTTATCAGACGATGCAGAGAGAAAGGCTTGAGGTGCAACATTACCTGTGTGGATTACGATCCCCGCATCGTATCTTTTGGAAAACATCTGTGCAAAGACTACCCTGAAATAGATTTTATCATTTCAGACCTGACACAGGTCCTTAAAGCTAACAAATACGACTATGTAGTAGCAAATCATGTACTTCATCACTTCTCTGACGATGAGCTTCAAACTCTTATCCCCCTTATATTCACGGCATCAAAACGCCTCTTTTTGCTCAATGATCTGTACCGCAGTGCTATCAGTTATTATCTTTTTCCATTGCTATCTAAACCTTTTTTTCACAACAGTTTTATTTGCGAGGATGGAAAACGATCAATAAAAAGAGGGTTTTTAAAGGAAGAAATTGATAAATTAGTTGACCCGTTCAATGCAACATGGAATATTAAGACTTCAACTATCTTTCCCGGTCACCTATACTGTATAGGAGAGCGTGAAAATTAA
- a CDS encoding YihY/virulence factor BrkB family protein, translating into MFKLLKDSVIHFAKDNAPRHAAALAYYSLFSIAPLLIIAVAIIGAVYGEDAAQGLIVDQLGDMMGEGAARYVEDLIVQAARPTSGITATLISVAILLWGASRVFNHLRASINSIWHIRLKEKLGIVHKIKMKAFALILVLFSGLFLLATAVLNTVIFALIDRIEEYTPTIPFLWQTVNFFFLYAVTTFIFALILKYIPNAKLDWITATIGALFTSFLFSVGRILLGIYLSEFSVTSTYGAAGSLVAVLIWLYYSAQILFLGAEFTQQYANSRGTPIEPSRDASAVKIIESGT; encoded by the coding sequence TTGTTTAAGCTGCTTAAAGATTCAGTGATTCACTTTGCCAAAGATAATGCCCCACGCCATGCTGCTGCTCTTGCGTATTATTCACTTTTCTCCATTGCTCCGCTGCTTATAATCGCTGTTGCGATCATCGGGGCAGTGTACGGGGAGGATGCGGCACAGGGGCTTATCGTTGACCAATTGGGCGATATGATGGGTGAAGGTGCTGCCAGGTATGTAGAAGATCTGATTGTTCAGGCAGCACGTCCAACCTCAGGTATCACCGCTACCCTTATCAGTGTAGCGATTCTGCTCTGGGGCGCATCAAGGGTCTTTAATCACCTGAGAGCATCAATTAATTCAATCTGGCATATTCGCCTAAAAGAAAAGCTGGGTATAGTTCATAAAATCAAAATGAAAGCGTTTGCACTTATTCTCGTTCTGTTTAGTGGATTATTTCTTCTTGCTACTGCGGTTTTAAACACGGTTATTTTCGCGCTGATTGACCGCATTGAAGAATACACCCCAACCATACCGTTTCTGTGGCAAACAGTGAACTTTTTTTTTCTATATGCAGTGACCACCTTCATATTCGCGCTGATTTTAAAATATATCCCCAACGCAAAACTGGACTGGATTACGGCAACAATAGGTGCGCTCTTTACCTCATTTCTTTTCTCAGTAGGACGGATTTTGCTTGGAATTTATCTCAGTGAATTCTCAGTAACATCAACCTACGGAGCAGCCGGATCCCTTGTGGCAGTACTAATATGGCTATACTATTCAGCACAAATCCTTTTTCTTGGAGCCGAATTTACCCAACAGTATGCAAACTCACGAGGTACACCAATAGAGCCCTCCCGGGATGCAAGCGCAGTAAAGATAATAGAATCTGGTACATAA
- a CDS encoding DUF1328 domain-containing protein, producing MLSLSFLLLILAILVAVLGFTGIAVLTVELATILFIVFIVLFLITLLVGLVKKPPKV from the coding sequence ATGTTATCATTGTCGTTTCTTTTACTTATTCTGGCAATTTTAGTAGCAGTACTTGGCTTCACAGGTATAGCAGTTTTAACTGTCGAACTTGCAACGATTCTGTTTATCGTTTTTATTGTGTTATTTCTAATTACGCTCCTGGTTGGGCTGGTAAAAAAGCCACCAAAGGTATGA
- a CDS encoding MgtC/SapB family protein: MDFDFSTILSHLLHLLLAYGFALPIGFERERDSRSAGIRTFPLVAVAACGYMIIGTTMLLGPEPQSRVMYGIITGMGFIGGGAILKNQNMVTGTATAASLWNTGAIGMAVAWKRYEIALILSTLNFLTLRYATQLKSKVVDTKDQTSDDSIYPP, translated from the coding sequence GTGGATTTTGATTTTAGCACAATACTTTCTCACCTTTTACATCTTTTATTGGCGTATGGTTTTGCGCTTCCCATCGGCTTTGAAAGAGAAAGGGATTCAAGAAGCGCCGGAATAAGAACGTTTCCCCTGGTAGCAGTTGCAGCCTGTGGTTATATGATAATTGGTACAACAATGCTACTTGGCCCTGAACCGCAATCAAGGGTAATGTATGGAATAATCACCGGAATGGGTTTTATTGGCGGAGGTGCTATTCTTAAGAATCAAAATATGGTGACCGGAACGGCAACCGCTGCAAGTCTATGGAATACCGGAGCAATTGGAATGGCTGTAGCCTGGAAACGCTATGAAATAGCACTGATTTTAAGTACACTGAATTTTTTAACACTAAGATACGCAACCCAGCTTAAAAGTAAAGTTGTTGATACTAAGGACCAAACCAGTGATGATTCAATTTACCCTCCTTAA
- a CDS encoding TIGR04290 family methyltransferase, with protein MKQIEKEIEDLKPWFHNLHLPDGTQTSPEHPLGDFPKFKWELIAPFIPSDLSGVNVLDIGCNAGYYSFQLARLGAKVTAIDIDEHFLKQALWASKVFGLEKNIEFKKMQVYDLAHESQTYDLIWFMGVFYHLRYPLLAMDIISRISSEMMVFQTLKMPGVEQYTSVSDLDLFKRETLLQTGWPKMAFIEERVAGDPTNWWVPNGGAIEAMLRSSNFTVNHRPDDEIFVCSRNTVVIHEEDMREKEYRAAAGIDKRN; from the coding sequence ATGAAACAGATAGAAAAAGAGATAGAAGACTTAAAACCCTGGTTTCACAACTTGCATCTGCCTGATGGTACTCAGACATCTCCTGAACACCCACTGGGAGATTTTCCTAAATTCAAATGGGAGCTAATAGCTCCGTTTATTCCCTCTGATCTTAGCGGTGTTAACGTGCTTGATATCGGCTGTAATGCCGGGTATTACTCTTTTCAACTGGCACGTTTGGGTGCGAAGGTAACCGCCATAGATATTGATGAGCATTTTTTAAAACAGGCCTTGTGGGCATCGAAGGTGTTTGGGTTGGAAAAAAACATTGAGTTTAAAAAGATGCAGGTATATGATCTTGCGCATGAGTCTCAAACCTATGATCTGATCTGGTTCATGGGTGTATTTTATCATCTTAGATACCCTCTTCTTGCAATGGATATTATCTCCCGAATTAGTTCCGAAATGATGGTATTTCAAACTTTAAAGATGCCAGGAGTTGAACAGTATACCAGTGTTAGCGACCTTGATCTTTTTAAACGAGAAACTCTCCTTCAAACAGGATGGCCAAAGATGGCTTTCATTGAAGAACGGGTGGCCGGTGACCCCACTAATTGGTGGGTACCAAATGGTGGGGCAATAGAAGCTATGCTGCGTTCATCAAATTTTACTGTCAATCACAGACCAGATGATGAGATATTTGTATGTTCAAGAAATACTGTGGTAATACATGAAGAGGATATGAGGGAGAAAGAGTACAGGGCTGCTGCTGGAATAGATAAAAGAAACTAA